From the Pseudoalteromonas tunicata genome, one window contains:
- a CDS encoding ornithine carbamoyltransferase → MLKHYLHGLEFDKKQLLDILSLAQKIKAHPSDFNQALAGLSVVTLFEKPSLRTRLSFDIGIHKLGGHAVYLDQQNGGMGTRESIKDFALNISTWADCIVARVNQHNTLRDLAEHASVPVVNSLCDLYHPCQALADFMTMQEVHGDVSELKLAYFGEGNNVAHSLMLLAATFGTDFVVVCPKGHSPDAQIVKQAELIAASNGASIQISDRIEAAVGANVLYADTWVSMGDKTPLSQVKEQYMPYQLNQQLVDLTGASTVLHCQPAHREFEITSQVMDGPASRIIQQAENRMHAQNALLVTLLNPNFV, encoded by the coding sequence ATGTTAAAACATTATTTACACGGATTAGAGTTTGATAAAAAACAATTACTAGACATTTTATCGTTAGCGCAAAAAATAAAAGCACATCCAAGCGATTTTAATCAAGCATTAGCTGGATTATCGGTTGTGACACTCTTTGAAAAACCAAGCTTAAGAACTCGTTTATCGTTTGATATTGGTATTCATAAATTAGGTGGGCACGCGGTGTATCTCGACCAGCAAAATGGTGGGATGGGAACGCGTGAATCAATTAAAGATTTTGCTCTTAATATTTCAACTTGGGCTGATTGTATTGTCGCCAGAGTCAATCAGCACAATACTCTTCGCGATTTAGCCGAGCATGCCAGCGTACCTGTGGTAAACAGTTTGTGTGACTTGTACCACCCATGCCAAGCGCTTGCTGATTTTATGACCATGCAAGAAGTACACGGTGATGTCAGTGAGCTTAAATTAGCCTATTTTGGTGAAGGCAATAATGTCGCTCATTCATTAATGTTATTGGCTGCGACTTTTGGTACGGATTTTGTCGTGGTTTGTCCAAAAGGACACTCGCCAGATGCACAAATTGTAAAACAAGCAGAGCTAATTGCAGCGTCAAATGGAGCTTCAATACAAATTAGCGATCGTATCGAAGCTGCTGTGGGTGCTAATGTGCTTTATGCAGATACTTGGGTTTCAATGGGTGATAAAACACCGCTTTCGCAAGTGAAAGAGCAATATATGCCTTATCAATTAAATCAGCAATTAGTTGATTTAACGGGTGCAAGCACCGTTTTACATTGCCAACCAGCCCATCGTGAATTTGAAATTACGTCACAAGTGATGGACGGGCCTGCTTCAAGAATTATTCAACAAGCCGAGAATCGTATGCATGCGCAAAATGCCTTGCTTGTTACTTTATTAAATCCAAATTTTGTTTAA
- the argB gene encoding acetylglutamate kinase, which yields MSKWVIKLGGAVLNSDNAAQALFAVFAEHPDDQFIVVHGGGALVDTWLQQAGFASAKHLGLRISPREQMPYIVGALAGCANKQLMGQALAVNLTPVGISLFEAGVTSTQKLKALGQVGSCETGSFNLLPILLEKNVLPIVSSIGFDLEGNWYNVNADEAAAAIAQALDAELIFMTDVEAVLDQNKQPLHQLNSGQITQLIDSGVILGGMQVKVETSLLAAQHLRRGVYISSWQKPENLNALLKGEHVGTKITP from the coding sequence ATGAGTAAGTGGGTTATTAAACTCGGTGGTGCAGTCCTCAATAGTGATAATGCTGCGCAAGCACTATTTGCCGTTTTTGCAGAGCATCCAGATGATCAATTTATTGTTGTTCATGGTGGTGGTGCATTAGTTGATACTTGGCTGCAACAAGCTGGTTTTGCCAGTGCTAAGCATTTAGGTCTTAGGATCAGTCCGCGTGAGCAAATGCCTTATATCGTCGGCGCATTGGCAGGTTGTGCTAATAAGCAATTGATGGGTCAGGCTTTGGCTGTCAATTTAACGCCAGTTGGCATTAGTTTGTTTGAAGCCGGTGTAACAAGTACACAAAAATTAAAAGCATTAGGGCAAGTTGGCTCATGCGAAACGGGGAGTTTTAATTTACTTCCTATCTTATTAGAAAAAAATGTTTTACCTATTGTAAGTTCAATTGGTTTTGACCTTGAAGGCAATTGGTACAACGTTAATGCAGATGAAGCCGCTGCGGCAATTGCCCAAGCTTTAGATGCAGAGTTGATTTTTATGACCGATGTTGAGGCGGTTTTAGATCAAAATAAACAGCCTCTACATCAGCTAAATAGTGGACAAATAACACAGTTAATTGATTCAGGAGTAATTCTGGGTGGGATGCAAGTCAAGGTAGAGACAAGCTTACTCGCTGCCCAACATTTACGACGTGGCGTTTACATTTCTAGTTGGCAAAAGCCAGAAAATCTCAACGCATTGCTTAAAGGTGAGCATGTAGGAACCAAAATTACGCCATAG
- a CDS encoding capsule assembly Wzi family protein — protein sequence MIKRYSVIACAVAMTFSNSITAEPWIDSKDIYLRQSIEQLVSYGVIKHPVTSYPIMWQGIANDLTDVNLSKLPKEAEFALNHVRHALRFAQKSVRSGIKLKANSKPNEQQAFGERYQEQAALQGYSMMMGERVTAKVSVQVSNDANSGKKIAYDDSYLAVIFGNWVMSGEKINHWWGPANENALMLSNNASPMKALRLTRLNSDYFGPNLLSFIGNWQFTALLGEQKHNKQTPSSNKFFGARFSTSPFQGLELGYSQTAQFDANNQDHDFADFNNVLIGKNKFKNDSIINEYNQLVSLDAKYSSQLFGQSMAVYGELAGDKQNSMLPEHRNYTVGIEHYFGQADYLVKSYLEYTNTQQQCGDNTQPYHCGYQHPYFADGYQHHSQNIGASIAENAKSMTLASQYHQTNGIAAYAKLRFIEQDQATNNPLAKNQKRYQIELGYQQGVFNGLWQVSAQFGKQESDLNPKSDRISALRTSWEYRF from the coding sequence ATGATCAAGCGTTACTCCGTTATTGCATGTGCTGTTGCAATGACTTTTAGCAACAGTATTACTGCAGAACCTTGGATTGATTCGAAAGATATTTATCTGCGCCAGTCGATTGAGCAATTAGTGAGTTACGGGGTTATTAAGCACCCAGTAACTAGCTATCCAATTATGTGGCAAGGCATTGCAAATGATTTAACTGACGTTAATTTAAGTAAACTTCCAAAAGAAGCCGAATTTGCATTAAACCACGTTCGTCACGCTTTGCGTTTTGCCCAAAAAAGCGTTCGCTCTGGTATTAAACTAAAAGCCAATAGCAAACCAAATGAACAACAAGCTTTTGGGGAGCGCTATCAAGAACAAGCTGCGCTGCAAGGCTACAGCATGATGATGGGTGAACGTGTTACAGCAAAAGTCAGTGTGCAGGTATCAAACGACGCTAACAGCGGCAAAAAAATCGCTTATGATGATAGCTATCTTGCGGTTATTTTTGGCAACTGGGTAATGAGCGGCGAAAAAATCAATCACTGGTGGGGTCCTGCCAACGAAAATGCATTAATGTTGTCAAATAACGCCAGCCCAATGAAAGCGCTGCGCTTAACGCGCTTAAACAGTGATTACTTTGGCCCAAATCTATTATCGTTTATTGGCAACTGGCAATTTACTGCTTTGCTTGGCGAACAAAAACACAACAAACAAACACCTAGTAGTAATAAATTTTTTGGCGCTCGTTTTTCAACCAGCCCATTTCAGGGCCTTGAACTAGGCTATAGCCAAACAGCCCAATTTGATGCTAATAATCAAGACCATGATTTTGCTGACTTTAATAATGTATTAATTGGTAAAAACAAATTTAAAAACGATTCAATAATTAATGAATACAACCAGTTAGTCTCGCTTGATGCTAAATATTCGAGTCAACTTTTTGGCCAAAGTATGGCTGTTTATGGTGAACTTGCTGGCGATAAGCAAAACAGCATGTTACCTGAGCATCGTAATTATACAGTGGGAATAGAACACTATTTTGGTCAAGCGGATTATTTAGTTAAGAGCTATCTAGAATACACCAATACACAGCAGCAATGTGGCGATAATACTCAGCCTTATCATTGTGGTTACCAACACCCTTATTTTGCTGATGGCTACCAACATCACTCACAAAATATTGGTGCTAGCATTGCTGAGAACGCAAAAAGCATGACACTCGCCTCGCAATATCACCAAACAAATGGCATTGCAGCCTATGCTAAGCTTCGTTTTATAGAACAAGACCAAGCAACCAATAACCCTTTAGCAAAAAACCAAAAGCGCTATCAAATAGAGTTAGGTTATCAGCAAGGTGTATTTAACGGCTTATGGCAAGTATCAGCACAATTTGGCAAGCAAGAGTCAGATTTAAATCCAAAGAGTGATCGCATTAGTGCACTGCGAACAAGTTGGGAATATCGTTTTTAA
- a CDS encoding argininosuccinate synthase, protein MSSIKKVVLAYSGGLDTSAIVPWLKENYHCEVIAFVADVGQGAEELEGVEAKAIASGASECYIVDLKEEMVAEYIYPTLKTGAIYEGTYLLGTSMARPIIAKAQVEIARKVGADALAHGCTGKGNDQVRFEGCFAALAPDLKVIAPWREWDLTSRESLLDYLAERNIPCAASATKIYSRDANAWHISHEGGELENPWNQPSEQVWMWTNSPEQAPNEAQYVTLSVEKGQVVAVNGESLSPYQCVVKLNEIASVHGVGRVDIVENRLVGMKSRGCYETPGGTVIMAALQAIDELVLDKASRKWKATLGGEFSHLVYDGRWFTPLKDSVLAGAEALAQCATGEVVLKLYKGQVTAVQKQSPNSLYSEAFATFGADDVYDQSHAEGFIRLYSLASRISALNKSTK, encoded by the coding sequence ATGAGTTCAATTAAAAAGGTCGTTTTAGCGTATTCAGGCGGTTTAGATACATCGGCGATTGTACCTTGGTTAAAAGAGAACTATCACTGTGAAGTAATTGCATTTGTTGCCGACGTTGGCCAAGGCGCAGAAGAATTAGAAGGCGTTGAAGCAAAAGCTATCGCCTCTGGTGCTTCAGAGTGTTATATCGTCGATTTAAAAGAAGAAATGGTCGCAGAGTATATTTACCCAACCTTAAAAACCGGTGCAATTTACGAAGGAACCTATTTATTAGGGACTTCAATGGCGCGTCCAATTATTGCCAAAGCACAAGTTGAAATTGCGCGTAAAGTGGGCGCTGATGCTCTTGCTCATGGTTGTACAGGTAAAGGGAATGATCAGGTTCGTTTTGAAGGGTGTTTTGCGGCTTTAGCTCCTGATTTAAAAGTAATAGCTCCTTGGCGTGAATGGGATTTAACCAGTCGTGAGTCGCTGCTTGATTATTTAGCTGAGCGAAATATTCCATGCGCAGCATCGGCAACCAAAATTTATAGTCGAGATGCCAATGCATGGCATATTTCACATGAAGGTGGTGAGCTTGAAAATCCTTGGAATCAACCAAGTGAGCAAGTTTGGATGTGGACTAACTCACCAGAGCAAGCGCCAAATGAAGCCCAATACGTGACATTAAGTGTTGAAAAAGGTCAAGTTGTCGCGGTTAATGGTGAATCACTCAGCCCATATCAATGTGTAGTTAAACTCAATGAAATTGCTTCGGTGCATGGCGTAGGCAGGGTTGATATCGTTGAAAACCGTTTAGTGGGCATGAAATCACGCGGCTGTTATGAAACCCCAGGTGGCACAGTTATTATGGCTGCACTTCAAGCAATTGATGAATTGGTACTTGATAAAGCAAGCCGTAAATGGAAAGCCACGTTAGGCGGCGAGTTTTCACATTTAGTATATGATGGTCGTTGGTTTACGCCGCTAAAAGATTCGGTACTTGCAGGTGCTGAGGCACTAGCCCAATGTGCTACTGGCGAAGTGGTTCTTAAACTTTACAAGGGCCAAGTCACAGCGGTACAAAAACAATCTCCAAATAGTCTTTATAGCGAAGCATTTGCCACCTTTGGTGCTGATGATGTGTATGACCAATCTCACGCAGAAGGTTTTATTCGTTTGTATTCGTTAGCAAGTCGTATTTCGGCGTTAAACAAAAGCACGAAATAA